A single window of Vidua chalybeata isolate OUT-0048 chromosome 7, bVidCha1 merged haplotype, whole genome shotgun sequence DNA harbors:
- the GTF3C3 gene encoding general transcription factor 3C polypeptide 3 isoform X1 — protein MSGFSPELIEYLEGKISFEEFEQRREERKSREKDGENASAEENEEDVEAPSSSRKASGKSQSQDETDGETADGVSKSVHRVFASMLGENEEEEDEEEEEEEEEEEEEEEEETTEQPTAGDVFVLEMVLNRETKKMMKEKRPRSKLPRALRGLMGEANIRFARGEREEAILMCMEIIRQAPLAHEPFSTLAMIYEDQGDMEKSLQFGLIAAHLNPSNTEEWVRLAEMSLEQDNIKQAVFCYTKALKYDPTNVRYLWERSSLYEQLGEQKMAMDGYRRILNLLAPSDGERFMQLARDMAKSYYEANDVTSAIEIVEEAFSKHQSLVSMEDVNIAAELYISSKQYDKALAVITDFTGIVLEKKVPERSATEEKKDTGAAVETQESQEAVTDNQSHSVAESSAPAVEKVSCCIPEGVPIDITVKLMVCLIHLNILEPLSPLLTTLVEQNPEDMGDLYLDVAEAFLDVGEYNSALPLLSSLVCSERYNLAVVWLRHAECLKALGHMERAAESYAKVVDLAPLHLDARISLSTLQQQLGRPEKALEALEPMYDPDTLAQDANAAQQELKLLLHRSTLLYSQGKMYGYIDTLLTMLAMLLKVAMSRAQVCLISSSKSGERHLYLIKVSRDKISDNDDQETANCDAKAIFAVLTSVLTKDDWWNLLLKAIYALCDLSRYKEAELLVDSSLEYYSFYEDRQKRKELEYFGLSAAILDKNFRKAYNYIRIMVMENVNKPQLWNIFNQVTMQSQDVRHHRFCLRLMLKNPDNHVLCVLNGHNAFVSGSFKHALGQYVQAFRANPDEPLYSLCIGLTFIHMASQKYVLKRHALLVQGFSFLHRYLDLRGPCQESFYNLGRGLHQLGLLHLAIHYYQRALELPPLTLEGIETDQTDLRRDTAFNLSLIYQSSGNTRMAQKMLYTYAVV, from the exons GATGGTGAAAATGCATCTGCtgaggaaaatgaggaagatGTAGAGGCTCCATCTTCATCCAGAAAGGCATCTGGGAAATCCCAAAGTCAGGATGAAACTGATG GAGAAACAGCAGATGGGGTCAGTAAATCTGTCCATCGGGTCTTTGCATCCATGCTTGGGGAaaatgaagaggaggaggatgaagaggaggaggaagaagaagaagaagaagaagaggaggaggaagaagaaactaCAGAGCAGCCTACAGCtggagatgtttttgttttggagaTGGTTCTTAATCGAGAGACCAAGAAAATGATGAAA GAGAAAAGACCTCGCAGCAAGCTTCCCCGTGCCTTGAGGGGTCTGATGGGAGAGGCCAACATCAGATTTGCTCGAGGAGAGCGTGAGGAGGCCATTCTGATGTGCATGGAGATCATTCGACAAG cTCCTCTTGCTCATGAGCCGTTTTCCACTCTTGCCATGATCTATGAAGACCAGGGTGATATGGAGAAATCACTGCAGTTTGGACTGATTGCAGCTCACTTAAATCCTAGCAATACTGAGGAGTGGGTTAGACTGGCAGAAATGTCACTGGAGCAGGACAATATTAAACAGGCTGTTTTCTGCTACACAAAAG CTCTGAAGTACGACCCAACCAACGTGCGCTACCTGTGGGAGAGGTCCAGCCTGTACgagcagctgggggagcagaAGATGGCCATGGATGGCTACCGGCGCATCCTGAACCTCCTGGCTCCCTCCGATGGGGAGCGCTTCATGCAGCTGGCCCGAGACATGGCCAA GAGTTACTACGAAGCCAATGATGTGACCTCTGCTATTGAGATAGTGGAAGAGGCCTTTAGCAAGCACCAGAGCCTTGTGTCCATGGAGGATGTTAACATTGCAGCTGAACTGTACATCTCCTCCAAACAGTACGACAAAGCTCTGGCG GTTATTACAGATTTTACAGGAATTgtacttgaaaaaaaagtaCCAGAAAGAAGTGCaactgaggagaaaaagg atacaGGTGCAGCAGTAGAAACTCAGGAAAGCCAGGAGGCAGTGACTGACAACCAGAGTCATTCAGTTGCTGAATCCAGTGCTCCAg CTGTGGAGAAGGTCAGCTGCTGCATACCTGAGGGTGTTCCCATAGACATCACGGTCAAGCTGATGGTGTGTTTGATTCACTTGAATATCCTGGAGCCACTCAGT CCTCTTTTGACTACTCTGGTGGAACAAAATCCAGAAGATATGGGTGACTTGTATTTGGATGTCGCAGAGGCTTTTCTGGATGTTGGAGAATACAACTCAGCCCTGCCTCTCCTGAGTTCCCTTGTCTGTTCAGAGCGATACAACCTGGCTGTTGTGTGGCTTCGGCACGCGG AGTGCTTGAAGGCTTTGGGACACATGGAGCGTGCTGCAGAGAGCTATGCCAAAGTTGTTGATCTTGCTCCATTGCATCTTGATGCAAGAATTTCACTTTCAactcttcagcagcagctgggccgGCCCGAGAAAGCTCTGGAGGCTCTGGAACCAATGTATGACCCAGATACGCTGGCTCAGGATGCTAATGCTGCACAGCAG GAATTAAAGCTACTCCTGCATCGCTCGACGCTGTTGTATTCCCAAGGCAAAATGTATGGTTACATTGACACATTGCTCACAATGCTGGCAATGCTGCTGAAG GTAGCAATGAGCAGAGCTCAGGTGTGTTTGATATCTAGTTCCAAATCTGGAGAGAGACACCTTTATCTTATTAAGGTGTCAAGGGATAAAATTTCTGACAATGATGACCAAGAGACAGCAAATTGCGATGCAAAAG caatttttGCTGTTCTCACAAGCGTTCTGACAAAAGATGACTGGTGGAACCTCCTCCTGAAGGCTATATATGCCTTGTGTGACCTCTCCCGGTACAAGGAGGCAGAGCTACTTGTGGATTCCTCACTGGAGTATTACTCATTCTATGAGGATAGACAAAAGCGCAAGGAGTTGGAGTACtttgggctctctgctgcaATTCTGGACAAGAACTTCAGAAAAGCTTACAACTATATCAG AATCATGGTCATGGAAAATGTCAATAAGCCCCAGCTGTGGAACATCTTCAATCAAGTCACTATGCAGTCTCAGGATGTCCGTCACCATCGCTTTTGTCTCCGCCTGATGCTGAAAAATCCTGACAATCATGTGCTGTGTGTCCTCAATGGGCACAATGCCTTCGTGTCTGGCAGTTTCAAGCATGCTCTTG gTCAGTATGTGCAAGCCTTCCGTGCAAACCCAGATGAGCCTTTGTACAGTCTTTGTATTGGACTGACTTTCATCCACATGGCCTCTCAGAAATACGTGCTGAAAAGGCATGCTCTTCTGGTACAG GGATTCTCCTTCCTTCACCGCTACTTGGACCTGCGTGGACCATGCCAGGAGTCCTTCTACAACCTAGGCCGTGGCCTGCACCAGCTGGGATTGCTGCACCTGGCAATCCACTATTACCAAAGAGCACTTGAACTTCCTCCCCTCACCTTAGAG GGAATAGAAACAGATCAAACAGACTTGAGAAGAGATACTGCCTTTAACTTGTCACTCATTTACCAGAGCAGTGGGAATACCAGAATGGCTCAGAAGATGCTGTATACCTATGCAGTTGTGTGA
- the GTF3C3 gene encoding general transcription factor 3C polypeptide 3 isoform X3 produces the protein MSGFSPELIEYLEGKISFEEFEQRREERKSREKDGENASAEENEEDVEAPSSSRKASGKSQSQDETDGETADGVSKSVHRVFASMLGENEEEEDEEEEEEEEEEEEEEEEETTEQPTAGDVFVLEMVLNRETKKMMKEKRPRSKLPRALRGLMGEANIRFARGEREEAILMCMEIIRQAPLAHEPFSTLAMIYEDQGDMEKSLQFGLIAAHLNPSNTEEWVRLAEMSLEQDNIKQAVFCYTKALKYDPTNVRYLWERSSLYEQLGEQKMAMDGYRRILNLLAPSDGERFMQLARDMAKSYYEANDVTSAIEIVEEAFSKHQSLVSMEDVNIAAELYISSKQYDKALAVITDFTGIVLEKKVPERSATEEKKDTGAAVETQESQEAVTDNQSHSVAESSAPAVEKVSCCIPEGVPIDITVKLMVCLIHLNILEPLSPLLTTLVEQNPEDMGDLYLDVAEAFLDVGEYNSALPLLSSLVCSERYNLAVVWLRHAECLKALGHMERAAESYAKVVDLAPLHLDARISLSTLQQQLGRPEKALEALEPMYDPDTLAQDANAAQQELKLLLHRSTLLYSQGKMYGYIDTLLTMLAMLLKQFLLFSQAF, from the exons GATGGTGAAAATGCATCTGCtgaggaaaatgaggaagatGTAGAGGCTCCATCTTCATCCAGAAAGGCATCTGGGAAATCCCAAAGTCAGGATGAAACTGATG GAGAAACAGCAGATGGGGTCAGTAAATCTGTCCATCGGGTCTTTGCATCCATGCTTGGGGAaaatgaagaggaggaggatgaagaggaggaggaagaagaagaagaagaagaagaggaggaggaagaagaaactaCAGAGCAGCCTACAGCtggagatgtttttgttttggagaTGGTTCTTAATCGAGAGACCAAGAAAATGATGAAA GAGAAAAGACCTCGCAGCAAGCTTCCCCGTGCCTTGAGGGGTCTGATGGGAGAGGCCAACATCAGATTTGCTCGAGGAGAGCGTGAGGAGGCCATTCTGATGTGCATGGAGATCATTCGACAAG cTCCTCTTGCTCATGAGCCGTTTTCCACTCTTGCCATGATCTATGAAGACCAGGGTGATATGGAGAAATCACTGCAGTTTGGACTGATTGCAGCTCACTTAAATCCTAGCAATACTGAGGAGTGGGTTAGACTGGCAGAAATGTCACTGGAGCAGGACAATATTAAACAGGCTGTTTTCTGCTACACAAAAG CTCTGAAGTACGACCCAACCAACGTGCGCTACCTGTGGGAGAGGTCCAGCCTGTACgagcagctgggggagcagaAGATGGCCATGGATGGCTACCGGCGCATCCTGAACCTCCTGGCTCCCTCCGATGGGGAGCGCTTCATGCAGCTGGCCCGAGACATGGCCAA GAGTTACTACGAAGCCAATGATGTGACCTCTGCTATTGAGATAGTGGAAGAGGCCTTTAGCAAGCACCAGAGCCTTGTGTCCATGGAGGATGTTAACATTGCAGCTGAACTGTACATCTCCTCCAAACAGTACGACAAAGCTCTGGCG GTTATTACAGATTTTACAGGAATTgtacttgaaaaaaaagtaCCAGAAAGAAGTGCaactgaggagaaaaagg atacaGGTGCAGCAGTAGAAACTCAGGAAAGCCAGGAGGCAGTGACTGACAACCAGAGTCATTCAGTTGCTGAATCCAGTGCTCCAg CTGTGGAGAAGGTCAGCTGCTGCATACCTGAGGGTGTTCCCATAGACATCACGGTCAAGCTGATGGTGTGTTTGATTCACTTGAATATCCTGGAGCCACTCAGT CCTCTTTTGACTACTCTGGTGGAACAAAATCCAGAAGATATGGGTGACTTGTATTTGGATGTCGCAGAGGCTTTTCTGGATGTTGGAGAATACAACTCAGCCCTGCCTCTCCTGAGTTCCCTTGTCTGTTCAGAGCGATACAACCTGGCTGTTGTGTGGCTTCGGCACGCGG AGTGCTTGAAGGCTTTGGGACACATGGAGCGTGCTGCAGAGAGCTATGCCAAAGTTGTTGATCTTGCTCCATTGCATCTTGATGCAAGAATTTCACTTTCAactcttcagcagcagctgggccgGCCCGAGAAAGCTCTGGAGGCTCTGGAACCAATGTATGACCCAGATACGCTGGCTCAGGATGCTAATGCTGCACAGCAG GAATTAAAGCTACTCCTGCATCGCTCGACGCTGTTGTATTCCCAAGGCAAAATGTATGGTTACATTGACACATTGCTCACAATGCTGGCAATGCTGCTGAAG caatttttGCTGTTCTCACAAGCGTTCTGA
- the GTF3C3 gene encoding general transcription factor 3C polypeptide 3 isoform X2, with protein sequence MSGFSPELIEYLEGKISFEEFEQRREERKSREKDGENASAEENEEDVEAPSSSRKASGKSQSQDETDGETADGVSKSVHRVFASMLGENEEEEDEEEEEEEEEEEEEEEEETTEQPTAGDVFVLEMVLNRETKKMMKEKRPRSKLPRALRGLMGEANIRFARGEREEAILMCMEIIRQAPLAHEPFSTLAMIYEDQGDMEKSLQFGLIAAHLNPSNTEEWVRLAEMSLEQDNIKQAVFCYTKALKYDPTNVRYLWERSSLYEQLGEQKMAMDGYRRILNLLAPSDGERFMQLARDMAKSYYEANDVTSAIEIVEEAFSKHQSLVSMEDVNIAAELYISSKQYDKALAVITDFTGIVLEKKVPERSATEEKKGAAVETQESQEAVTDNQSHSVAESSAPAVEKVSCCIPEGVPIDITVKLMVCLIHLNILEPLSPLLTTLVEQNPEDMGDLYLDVAEAFLDVGEYNSALPLLSSLVCSERYNLAVVWLRHAECLKALGHMERAAESYAKVVDLAPLHLDARISLSTLQQQLGRPEKALEALEPMYDPDTLAQDANAAQQELKLLLHRSTLLYSQGKMYGYIDTLLTMLAMLLKVAMSRAQVCLISSSKSGERHLYLIKVSRDKISDNDDQETANCDAKAIFAVLTSVLTKDDWWNLLLKAIYALCDLSRYKEAELLVDSSLEYYSFYEDRQKRKELEYFGLSAAILDKNFRKAYNYIRIMVMENVNKPQLWNIFNQVTMQSQDVRHHRFCLRLMLKNPDNHVLCVLNGHNAFVSGSFKHALGQYVQAFRANPDEPLYSLCIGLTFIHMASQKYVLKRHALLVQGFSFLHRYLDLRGPCQESFYNLGRGLHQLGLLHLAIHYYQRALELPPLTLEGIETDQTDLRRDTAFNLSLIYQSSGNTRMAQKMLYTYAVV encoded by the exons GATGGTGAAAATGCATCTGCtgaggaaaatgaggaagatGTAGAGGCTCCATCTTCATCCAGAAAGGCATCTGGGAAATCCCAAAGTCAGGATGAAACTGATG GAGAAACAGCAGATGGGGTCAGTAAATCTGTCCATCGGGTCTTTGCATCCATGCTTGGGGAaaatgaagaggaggaggatgaagaggaggaggaagaagaagaagaagaagaagaggaggaggaagaagaaactaCAGAGCAGCCTACAGCtggagatgtttttgttttggagaTGGTTCTTAATCGAGAGACCAAGAAAATGATGAAA GAGAAAAGACCTCGCAGCAAGCTTCCCCGTGCCTTGAGGGGTCTGATGGGAGAGGCCAACATCAGATTTGCTCGAGGAGAGCGTGAGGAGGCCATTCTGATGTGCATGGAGATCATTCGACAAG cTCCTCTTGCTCATGAGCCGTTTTCCACTCTTGCCATGATCTATGAAGACCAGGGTGATATGGAGAAATCACTGCAGTTTGGACTGATTGCAGCTCACTTAAATCCTAGCAATACTGAGGAGTGGGTTAGACTGGCAGAAATGTCACTGGAGCAGGACAATATTAAACAGGCTGTTTTCTGCTACACAAAAG CTCTGAAGTACGACCCAACCAACGTGCGCTACCTGTGGGAGAGGTCCAGCCTGTACgagcagctgggggagcagaAGATGGCCATGGATGGCTACCGGCGCATCCTGAACCTCCTGGCTCCCTCCGATGGGGAGCGCTTCATGCAGCTGGCCCGAGACATGGCCAA GAGTTACTACGAAGCCAATGATGTGACCTCTGCTATTGAGATAGTGGAAGAGGCCTTTAGCAAGCACCAGAGCCTTGTGTCCATGGAGGATGTTAACATTGCAGCTGAACTGTACATCTCCTCCAAACAGTACGACAAAGCTCTGGCG GTTATTACAGATTTTACAGGAATTgtacttgaaaaaaaagtaCCAGAAAGAAGTGCaactgaggagaaaaagg GTGCAGCAGTAGAAACTCAGGAAAGCCAGGAGGCAGTGACTGACAACCAGAGTCATTCAGTTGCTGAATCCAGTGCTCCAg CTGTGGAGAAGGTCAGCTGCTGCATACCTGAGGGTGTTCCCATAGACATCACGGTCAAGCTGATGGTGTGTTTGATTCACTTGAATATCCTGGAGCCACTCAGT CCTCTTTTGACTACTCTGGTGGAACAAAATCCAGAAGATATGGGTGACTTGTATTTGGATGTCGCAGAGGCTTTTCTGGATGTTGGAGAATACAACTCAGCCCTGCCTCTCCTGAGTTCCCTTGTCTGTTCAGAGCGATACAACCTGGCTGTTGTGTGGCTTCGGCACGCGG AGTGCTTGAAGGCTTTGGGACACATGGAGCGTGCTGCAGAGAGCTATGCCAAAGTTGTTGATCTTGCTCCATTGCATCTTGATGCAAGAATTTCACTTTCAactcttcagcagcagctgggccgGCCCGAGAAAGCTCTGGAGGCTCTGGAACCAATGTATGACCCAGATACGCTGGCTCAGGATGCTAATGCTGCACAGCAG GAATTAAAGCTACTCCTGCATCGCTCGACGCTGTTGTATTCCCAAGGCAAAATGTATGGTTACATTGACACATTGCTCACAATGCTGGCAATGCTGCTGAAG GTAGCAATGAGCAGAGCTCAGGTGTGTTTGATATCTAGTTCCAAATCTGGAGAGAGACACCTTTATCTTATTAAGGTGTCAAGGGATAAAATTTCTGACAATGATGACCAAGAGACAGCAAATTGCGATGCAAAAG caatttttGCTGTTCTCACAAGCGTTCTGACAAAAGATGACTGGTGGAACCTCCTCCTGAAGGCTATATATGCCTTGTGTGACCTCTCCCGGTACAAGGAGGCAGAGCTACTTGTGGATTCCTCACTGGAGTATTACTCATTCTATGAGGATAGACAAAAGCGCAAGGAGTTGGAGTACtttgggctctctgctgcaATTCTGGACAAGAACTTCAGAAAAGCTTACAACTATATCAG AATCATGGTCATGGAAAATGTCAATAAGCCCCAGCTGTGGAACATCTTCAATCAAGTCACTATGCAGTCTCAGGATGTCCGTCACCATCGCTTTTGTCTCCGCCTGATGCTGAAAAATCCTGACAATCATGTGCTGTGTGTCCTCAATGGGCACAATGCCTTCGTGTCTGGCAGTTTCAAGCATGCTCTTG gTCAGTATGTGCAAGCCTTCCGTGCAAACCCAGATGAGCCTTTGTACAGTCTTTGTATTGGACTGACTTTCATCCACATGGCCTCTCAGAAATACGTGCTGAAAAGGCATGCTCTTCTGGTACAG GGATTCTCCTTCCTTCACCGCTACTTGGACCTGCGTGGACCATGCCAGGAGTCCTTCTACAACCTAGGCCGTGGCCTGCACCAGCTGGGATTGCTGCACCTGGCAATCCACTATTACCAAAGAGCACTTGAACTTCCTCCCCTCACCTTAGAG GGAATAGAAACAGATCAAACAGACTTGAGAAGAGATACTGCCTTTAACTTGTCACTCATTTACCAGAGCAGTGGGAATACCAGAATGGCTCAGAAGATGCTGTATACCTATGCAGTTGTGTGA